The following proteins are encoded in a genomic region of Cercospora beticola chromosome 8, complete sequence:
- the HHT1 gene encoding histone H3.1 gives MARTKQTARKSTGGKAPRKQLASKAARKSAPSTGGVKKPHRYKPGTVALREIRRYQKSTELLIRKLPFQRLVREIAQDFKSDLRFQSSAIGALQESVEAYLVSLFEDTNLCAIHAKRVTIQSKDIQLARRLRGERS, from the exons ATGGCGCGTACCAAGCAGACAGCAC GCAAGTCCACTGGTGGCAAGGCCCCACGTAAGCAGCTCGCCTCCAAGGCCGCTCGCAAGTCCGCACCATCTACCGGTGGTGTCAAGAAGCCTCACCGCTACAAGCCAG GTACCGTCGCTCTCCGTGAGATTCGTCGCTACCAGAAGTCGACCGAGCTCCTCATCCGCAAGCTGCCATTCCAGCGTCTTGTTCGTGAGATCGCTCAAGACTTCAAGTCCGATCTCCGCTTCCAGAGCTCTGCCATCGGCGCTCTTCAAGAGTCCGTCGAGGCCTACCTCGTCTCCCTCTTCGAGGACACCAACCTGTGCGCCATCCACGCCAAGCGTGTCACCATTCAGAGCAAGGACATCCAGCTCGCCCGCCGTCTCCGCGGTGAGCGTTCTTAG
- a CDS encoding uncharacterized protein (BUSCO:EOG09263G4R) codes for MTETVDKFDLKEPDEARPPKRMRLEAPLDVTTNTRNEMQDEDDWDDVYDSNTSKQSDAATSAKPAEQPGPPSPVPTSANVLPPVTTAPQTGDAAAKKDSEQLPDGVPAEAVTQGDDLVTSLPDQPMLEPQEERVLDETTDIVRDAPVPQESASAGTGGLVNDDQEAAAGAGSVEAQAKAEEAATDKPDVQMLDTTGLLARPEKVTDDAEFMTAAAAQKGSKESEWQFDSSDAESSSDSDTSSDDSSDEDSGSEDGYELLDPATAAKMLMADDGNDDGDHKKDAADKDYQPRTANEVKEEVIPKPDVTITPDMKITLLGNISNTVGNMVLIKGVTPGEYQVLESGSVLCNEKREVVGAVAETFGRVQEPLYSVAFTNADEIKDLGLEFGSNVYYVDSHSTFVFTQPLKNLKGTDASNIHDEEVNEDEQEFSDDEKEAEFKRQQKYAKKAGRGKLSRSAFVQGQHDYATPPASDDRRFTAGASDVPSSSYGGGLSYDDDEPADEFYAPLKRPDNLSELMAGGGPPRPQQSFDRGRGRGRGDRGDRGRGRGGRGRGGFDSRQQRGGGGGQQPHRGQRGDAYAHSNRHTDNARGNHASAPTSYTAPAPQQQYQAQPQSQQPQTYQFNGYQFQYGNTPQAAQPQQYPNYYAQQPQQPPAGSYANPAYYAQQQQQAAAYAAYAQQYGAQGYPAQQPQQAQPGAAPQQNLDIGAILRNLGHQQPPQ; via the coding sequence ATGACGGAGACTGTCGACAAATTCGATCTGAAAGAGCCCGACGAAGCACGACCGCCGAAGCGAATGCGACTGGAAGCACCGCTCGACGTGACAACCAACACTCGCAACGAAAtgcaggacgaagacgattggGATGATGTCTACGACTCCAACACTTCGAAGCAGTCCGATGCTGCCACTTCAGCGAAGCCCGCTGAGCAACCAGGTCCGCCGAGTCCCGTTCCGACATCTGCAAATGTGCTGCCGCCAGTGACAACTGCACCACAAACAggtgatgctgctgcgaagaaggacagcGAGCAGCTTCCCGATGGCGTGCCTGCCGAGGCTGTAACACAAGGCGATGACCTCGTCACTAGTCTGCCCGATCAGCCCATGCTCGAGCCGCAGGAAGAACGTGTCCTCGATGAGACCACAGACATTGTTCGCGATGCTCCAGTACCGCAGGAAAGTGCTTCGGCAGGTACAGGAGGCCTCGTTAATGATGATCAAGAGGCGGCAGCTGGTGCGGGTTCGGTAGAGGCGCAagcgaaggcagaggaggctGCAACAGACAAGCCAGACGTGCAGATGCTCGACACAACTGGCCTGCTGGCGCGTCCAGAAAAAGTCACCGATGACGCTGAGTTCATgactgcggcggcggcacAAAAGGGGAGCAAGGAGTCCGAGTGGCAGTTCGATTCGTCCGATGCAGAGTCATCATCAGACTCCGACACTTCGTCGGACGACTCTTCCGACGAAGACAGCGGCAGCGAGGACGGGTATGAGCTACTCGATCCCGCAACCGCAGCGAAAATGCTCATGGCAGATGACGGTAACGACGATGGAGACCACAAGAAGGATGCAGCAGACAAGGACTATCAGCCGCGGACTGCGAACGAGGTCAAGGAAGAGGTGATCCCAAAACCAGACGTGACTATCACACCGGACATGAAAATAACCTTGCTTGGTAACATAAGCAACACTGTTGGCAATATGGTCCTTATCAAAGGCGTCACACCTGGCGAATATCAAGTCCTTGAGAGTGGCTCCGTCCTCTGCAACGAGAAGCGTGAGGTTGTgggtgctgttgctgagACATTTGGTCGTGTGCAAGAACCATTGTACAGCGTCGCTTTTACCAACGCCGATGAGATCAAGGACCTTGGCCTCGAATTCGGCTCCAATGTCTACTACGTCGACAGTCACAGCACTTTTGTCTTCACGCAGCCGCTCAAGAACCTCAAAGGTACTGATGCATCGAACATCCACGATGAGGAAGTCAATGAGGATGAACAGGAATTCTCAGATgacgagaaggaggcagaaTTCAAGCGACAGCAAAAGTATGCCAAGAAGGCTGGACGAGGCAAGCTCTCGCGCAGCGCCTTCGTACAGGGCCAGCATGACTACGCTACACCTCCAGCTTCCGATGACAGGCGGTTCACCGCCGGAGCTAGCGACGTTCCATCTTCAAGCTATGGCGGCGGCTTGAgctacgatgatgatgagccaGCAGACGAGTTCTATGCCCCTCTCAAGCGTCCTGACAACCTCAGTGAGCTCATGGCTGGCGGCGGTCCACCTCGTCCACAGCAATCTTTCGATCGCGGTCGCGGTCGTGGTCGCGGTGATCGCGGTGacagaggacgaggacgcggCGGTCGTGGCAGAGGTGGCTTCGACTCGCGACAACAgcgaggaggcggaggcggccaGCAGCCCCACAGAGGTCAACGCGGCGACGCTTACGCTCACTCCAATCGCCACACCGACAATGCCCGCGGGAACCATGCTTCCGCGCCCACATCGTACAccgcaccagcaccacaacAGCAATATCAAGCTCAACCACAATCGCAACAACCACAGACATACCAATTCAACGGATACCAATTCCAATACGGAAACACACCTCAAGCCGCCCAACCGCAGCAGTATCCTAACTACTACGCCCAGCAACCCCAACAACCGCCGGCCGGATCATACGCCAACCCAGCATACTAcgctcagcaacagcaacaagctgCCGCCTACGCAGCCTACGCTCAGCAGTACGGAGCTCAAGGCTACCcagctcagcagcctcagcaAGCCCAGCCCGGAGCTGCTCCACAGCAGAACCTCGACATTGGTGCCATCCTGCGCAATCTCGGACATCAACAGCCACCGCAATGA
- a CDS encoding uncharacterized protein (CAZy:GT22~BUSCO:EOG09261FM4), with protein sequence MAPSTPKGTHRPRTASKSPHRPTKLPSGRLTNAQPPLYVSTLTASYVFLACHTIAALYSPIQDCDEVFNYWEPTHYLNHGHGFQTWEYSPEYAIRSWAYTGIHAILTPFARLLSRTKPKVAEFYFLRFLLGAVCALSEARLYSKIAATLNPRIAIYYLGITLTSPGLYHASIAFLPSSFAMYFVMLGTAAFMDWRGGLRTAQGIWMVGIGACLGWPFAAAMVLPFLAEELLLASLSDLYGINELFWRVVDGVIRTLIALGLILCIDWFFYKKWVLVPLNIVLYNVFSSKGPELYGVEPWHFYLRNLFLNFHLWLVLALLSMPLLLAQHFLRAKGATRASYLRGVVFLTPFYLWLAIFTLQPHKEERFMYPAYPALILNAAVSFHIILANLGSTDPKDLISKIPVQLRLLGIVGFVLAATAIAAFRTVGTMSAFGAPLSIYDPLHRVGVTKPGDQVCLGKEWYRFPSHYLLPTGVRAKFVRSEFKGLLPGEFSEAGQGFGMFPGTWLVPPGMNDENREDPGKYADVKHCDFLVDVNLPSTQATSLEPNFVADQKHWEKVKCLPFLDAASTGTVGRLGWIPDLPFVPLKFKRIYGDYCLLKRRKETVGKAQQALPNIETLL encoded by the exons ATGGCTCCATCAACGCCCAAGGGCACCCACAGGCCCCGGACTGCCTCCAAGTCGCCGCATCGTCCAACAAAATTGCCCTCGGGAAGGCT CACCAATGCACAACCTCCGCTCTACGTGTCAACATTGACGGCTTCCTATGTTTTCCTAGCCTGTCATACCATTGCCGCTTTGTACAGCCCCATCCAAGACTGCGATGAGGTCTTCAACTACTGGGAGCCCACCCACTACTTGAACCACGGCCATGGCTTCCAAACATGGGAATACTCTCCCGAATACGCCATCCGATCATGGGCGTATACTGGGATCCATGCCATTCTGACTCCATTTGCCCGTCTGCTATCCAGGACGAAGCCCAAAGTCGCCGAATTCTACTTCCTGAGATTTCTGCTGGGAGCCGTGTGCGCGCTCTCGGAAGCGAGGCTGTATTCGAAAATTGCAGCTACCTTGAATCCGAGAATCGCCATCTACTACCTAGGTATCACTCTCACCAGTCCAGGACTGTATCATGCCAGCATAGCCTTCTTACCTAGCAGTTTTGCAATGTACTTCGTTATGCTTGGTACCGCCGCTTTCATGGACTGGCGAGGAGGTCTGCGCACTGCTCAAGGTATCTGGATGGTTGGAATCGGCGCGTGCCTTGGATGGCCGTTTGCTGCAGCCATGGTACTTCCATTCCTCGCTGAAGAACTGCTCCTGGCGTCTCTCAGTGACTTGTATGGCATCAACGAGCTGTTCTGGCGAGTCGTTGATGGGGTGATCAGGACTCTGATTGCTCTGGGACTGATCCTATGCATTGACTGGTTCTTCTACAAGAAGTGGGTTCTGGTGCCGCTGAACATTGTGCTTTACAATGTCTTTAGCAGCAAGGGTCCGGAACTGTACGGAGTTGAGCCATGGCACTTTTATTTGAGGAATCTCTTCCTCAACTTCCACCTCTGGCTGGTGTTGGCGTTACTTTCAATGCCGCTTCTCCTTGCCCAGCACTTTTTGCGTGCCAAAGGCGCGACGAGAGCGAGCTACCTTCGTGGCGTTGTCTTTCTGACGCCATTCTATCTGTGGCTGGCCATATTCACGCTGCAGCCGCACAAGGAGGAGAGATTCATGTATCCAGCCTATCCGGCCTTGATCTTGAACGCGGCGGTGTCATTCCACATAATTCTTGCAAACCTAGGCTCGACCGATCCCAAGGACTTGATCAGCAAAATTCCTGTTCAGCTGCGTCTTCTTGGAATCGTGGGATTTGTCCTCGCTGCCACAGCCATTGCAGCTTTCCGGACTGTGGGCACAATGTCAGCATTTGGTGCGCCACTCTCCATTTACGATCCGCTCCATCGCGTGGGCGTTACAAAGCCCGGAGACCAAGTTTGTCTTGGCAAGGAATGGTATCGCTTTCCATCACATTATCTATTACCAACCGGCGTTCGCGCGAAATTCGTTCGCAGTGAGTTCAAAGGACTCTTGCCAGGCGAGTTCTCCGAAGCTGGTCAGGGATTTGGGATGTTTCCTGGAACCTGGCTTGTGCCGCCTGGCATGAACGATGAGAACCGTGAGGACCCAGGCAAATATGCCGATGTTAAGCACTGTGATTTCTTGGTTGATGTCAATCTGCCGAGTACGCAAGCTACAAGTCTGGAGCCAAACTTCGTCGCCGACCAGAAGCATTGGGAGAAGGTTAAGTGCTTGCCATTCTTGGATGCAGCTTCGACTGGGACTGTCGGTCGTCTAGGCTGGATCCCTGATCTACCTTTCGTGCCGCTGAAGTTCAAGCGCATATATGGTGACTACTGTCtattgaagaggaggaaagagACAGTAGGCAAAGCGCAGCAAGCCTTGCCAAATATCGAGACACTGTTGTGA